In the Chitinophagales bacterium genome, one interval contains:
- a CDS encoding HAMP domain-containing histidine kinase, with the protein MKISLITVNIVLLTLSLIGIITLQGLWIRSAWDTKQEDFQRTVNAAMNNVVNRLERREVVSFIRQRYRFSEEGDVLFSQREEISMTAPGTDTTREIKRSKVVASDGLSDEMNAPHPGIVFELKKDSTLSFSDDNRISMKAGQLNDVIYQMVMELSSLKLPIDRRIPSAELQEMIRQELSNKGIELPFQFAVVRGLQDSVSTVKSAAFTPDMADNAYRVNLFPNDIFSSPYQLLLHFSDRRNYIIKSLWWMLILSAVFLLLIVATFSSAVYIILRQKKLSDIKTDFINNMTHELKTPIATISVALDAINNPKVLADQDRVRYYSSIIGNENKRMNAHVENILQMALVDKEHLNLNEQLLNVHDIIYHVSDPVRMQVEKRQGTLHLDLAAADAFVVGDETHLTNVVHNLLDNASKYSTQAPEISISTRNENNGIVISVADKGIGMSPDTQRRIFDKFYREQSGNIHNVKGFGLGLAYVKSVVKKHNGTISVVSELGKGSRFDIFLPFGHLPVMEN; encoded by the coding sequence GTGAAAATTTCACTCATTACCGTCAATATTGTTTTGCTTACGTTGTCGCTTATTGGCATCATCACACTGCAAGGCCTTTGGATTCGCAGTGCCTGGGATACCAAGCAGGAAGACTTCCAAAGAACTGTTAACGCGGCTATGAATAATGTGGTAAACAGGCTGGAGCGCAGGGAAGTGGTGAGTTTTATTAGGCAGCGCTACCGGTTTTCTGAAGAAGGTGATGTGCTATTCAGTCAGCGCGAAGAAATATCCATGACTGCGCCGGGCACCGACACCACAAGAGAGATAAAGCGAAGCAAGGTGGTGGCATCCGATGGACTGTCAGATGAAATGAATGCACCGCATCCCGGAATTGTTTTCGAGTTGAAAAAAGATTCCACGCTCTCTTTTTCTGACGATAACCGTATCAGCATGAAGGCCGGTCAGCTGAATGATGTGATTTACCAGATGGTGATGGAGCTGAGCAGCCTGAAACTGCCTATTGACCGTCGCATTCCATCGGCCGAATTGCAGGAGATGATCAGGCAGGAACTAAGCAATAAAGGTATTGAGCTGCCTTTTCAGTTCGCTGTGGTGCGCGGGCTGCAGGATTCAGTCAGCACTGTGAAATCCGCCGCTTTTACACCGGATATGGCCGATAATGCGTATCGGGTGAATCTTTTCCCGAATGATATCTTCAGCAGCCCTTACCAGTTGCTGCTTCATTTCAGCGACCGGCGCAACTACATCATTAAATCATTATGGTGGATGCTCATCTTATCTGCGGTATTTCTTTTACTCATTGTGGCTACTTTTTCCTCCGCCGTGTATATCATTCTGCGGCAAAAAAAGCTATCGGATATCAAGACGGATTTTATCAATAACATGACCCATGAACTCAAGACGCCGATTGCCACCATATCCGTAGCGCTCGATGCCATCAATAATCCAAAAGTGCTGGCCGATCAGGATCGTGTGAGGTATTACTCTTCCATCATCGGCAATGAAAACAAAAGGATGAATGCCCATGTGGAAAACATCCTGCAAATGGCATTGGTGGATAAGGAGCATCTGAACCTGAATGAGCAGCTGCTCAATGTGCACGATATCATTTATCATGTATCTGATCCGGTGCGGATGCAGGTGGAAAAACGGCAGGGCACCCTGCACCTCGATCTTGCCGCGGCGGATGCATTTGTTGTTGGCGATGAGACCCACCTGACCAATGTGGTGCACAACCTGCTCGACAATGCCAGCAAATACTCAACACAGGCGCCGGAGATAAGCATCAGTACGAGGAATGAAAATAATGGGATTGTTATCAGCGTGGCTGACAAAGGCATCGGCATGAGTCCTGATACGCAACGCAGGATTTTTGATAAATTCTACCGTGAGCAGAGTGGTAACATTCATAATGTAAAAGGATTCGGACTCGGGCTTGCCTATGTTAAGTCGGTAGTGAAAAAACATAATGGTACCATCAGCGTTGTCAGTGAATTGGGCAAAGGAAGCCGTTTCGACATTTTTCTTCCTTTCGGTCATTTGCCGGTGATGGAAAACTGA